From one Stieleria sp. JC731 genomic stretch:
- a CDS encoding GspE/PulE family protein codes for MQLSRSPLRKSTDDSSFAIDMVQDCLASALDCGASDVHLQPRQDHWDVSYRLDGVLHLAKTFPRCEQTDPVSRLMALAGMPTYHGGTPQEGSLRWQSDRGEIHEMRLGIFPTVHGNRAAIRIMENRRSLRQLDQLGFDRETSRKLQTFCESRDGWLLVAGPAGSGKTTSLYACLSHIANSAAHRSVLTIEDPIESIIDSISQSQIQHQGGMTLASAMRAAVRQDAEVLLVSEIRDVETAETVLSASMTGHLCFSSIHAGSIGATLRRLVQMKLPSFAIQSGLRGVLCQRLLRKTCGQCNGQSQIGASSNHSVCSSCHGTGYEGRVPIAQFATFDDETVAETVFEAIERGCSANEIDRRLSDVGIPTLHQQATALITSGQTDSKEVFRVLGRGQDV; via the coding sequence ATGCAGCTTTCTCGATCACCTCTTCGCAAGTCCACGGATGATTCTTCGTTTGCGATCGATATGGTGCAAGACTGCCTTGCGTCAGCACTGGATTGTGGTGCCAGTGACGTTCATCTTCAACCGCGGCAAGACCACTGGGATGTGTCCTATCGGCTCGATGGCGTTTTGCATCTGGCTAAGACATTCCCGCGATGCGAACAGACCGACCCGGTGTCGCGACTGATGGCGCTTGCGGGAATGCCAACCTATCACGGCGGCACCCCGCAAGAAGGTTCACTTCGATGGCAAAGCGATCGTGGTGAAATCCACGAAATGCGGTTGGGAATCTTCCCCACCGTGCACGGCAATCGTGCCGCGATTCGGATCATGGAAAACCGCCGATCACTAAGACAACTTGATCAGCTTGGCTTCGATCGGGAAACGTCGCGAAAGCTTCAAACGTTCTGCGAATCACGCGACGGTTGGTTGCTTGTTGCGGGACCGGCAGGAAGTGGCAAAACGACCAGCCTTTACGCGTGCTTGTCACATATCGCAAATTCTGCCGCCCACCGTAGCGTCCTGACAATCGAAGACCCGATCGAATCGATCATCGATTCGATTAGTCAAAGCCAGATTCAACACCAAGGCGGCATGACGCTCGCTTCGGCGATGCGTGCAGCGGTTCGCCAAGACGCCGAAGTCCTGCTGGTCAGCGAAATACGTGATGTGGAAACAGCGGAAACCGTCTTATCCGCTTCCATGACCGGTCACCTTTGTTTTTCGTCAATTCACGCAGGCTCGATCGGCGCGACGTTGCGTCGACTCGTCCAGATGAAACTGCCCAGTTTTGCGATACAAAGTGGACTGCGTGGTGTTCTGTGCCAACGGTTGCTGCGAAAGACCTGTGGCCAATGCAACGGTCAATCTCAAATCGGTGCGTCATCGAATCATTCTGTTTGTTCCTCTTGTCACGGAACAGGCTACGAGGGCCGCGTCCCAATCGCTCAGTTTGCCACGTTTGATGATGAGACCGTTGCCGAAACGGTATTCGAAGCCATCGAACGCGGCTGTTCGGCCAACGAGATTGACCGTCGACTGTCAGACGTGGGAATACCCACGCTTCACCAGCAAGCAACCGCACTGATTACATCGGGACAAACGGATTCCAAAGAAGTGTTTCGTGTTTTGGGGCGAGGACAGGATGTCTGA
- a CDS encoding type II secretion system F family protein has translation MIATFPAAIVLSLFAGTLRTLKGNLIHRPAEDARTKLANCIGLFEGFLWFASVVCVILAAPHPVSVILVLMVVASVISAFGLRYQEEKQSLNRWIKITAQCDTPFPRLLDHFANGCHSSIARKAKNCAFRLLRGDDLLQTIRRSKLPLDPDAVAMMRRNVSRSMEAAESDQRVVRPHSVEQELAMNQSLVRRRQQLVYVVVTIMLCVLFSATTRTFTFPTISAVSDEFSVEPAWSDNTFEQVELAEKVCLTAIVIILFVVLCARWLPKQIVRMIPWFGKSIIDRNRTELIESIGLGLRAGYAENDILLSSTKTNRNRWIRRASRRIGNRIDQGLSLVDALYRSKIITTRERVWLTSAEKNGTLPEAMSQLKSDVFRRQTYRWNLRMSWFVPLVTCVVGGYIFFYAWYVFHFLTRIVEVIPQ, from the coding sequence GTGATCGCGACCTTCCCGGCCGCGATTGTGCTCAGCCTTTTCGCTGGAACGCTTCGGACGCTGAAAGGCAATCTGATCCATCGACCGGCAGAAGACGCACGAACAAAGCTGGCCAATTGCATCGGATTGTTTGAAGGATTTTTATGGTTCGCATCTGTTGTCTGTGTCATTCTGGCCGCACCACATCCGGTATCAGTCATCTTGGTGCTGATGGTTGTCGCATCGGTTATTTCAGCATTCGGACTTCGCTACCAAGAAGAAAAACAATCGCTCAATCGATGGATCAAAATTACCGCCCAGTGTGACACTCCCTTCCCAAGATTGCTGGACCATTTTGCCAATGGTTGCCATAGCAGCATCGCTAGGAAAGCCAAGAACTGCGCTTTTCGATTACTTCGAGGCGACGATCTGCTTCAAACGATCCGTCGAAGCAAGCTTCCACTCGATCCTGATGCGGTGGCCATGATGCGGCGGAACGTTTCGCGATCAATGGAAGCAGCTGAATCCGATCAACGAGTCGTTCGCCCTCATTCGGTCGAACAAGAACTAGCGATGAATCAATCGTTAGTCAGACGACGTCAGCAGTTGGTCTACGTTGTCGTCACAATCATGCTATGCGTTTTGTTTAGCGCGACGACACGGACCTTTACTTTCCCAACGATCTCCGCCGTTTCCGATGAGTTTTCCGTTGAACCCGCATGGAGCGACAACACGTTCGAGCAAGTCGAATTGGCGGAAAAGGTCTGTTTGACCGCTATCGTCATCATCTTGTTTGTGGTTTTGTGCGCGCGATGGTTGCCAAAGCAAATTGTCAGAATGATTCCTTGGTTCGGAAAAAGCATTATCGATCGGAATCGGACTGAGTTGATTGAATCCATCGGACTGGGACTCCGAGCCGGATACGCCGAAAACGACATTCTGTTGTCATCAACGAAAACGAACCGTAATCGTTGGATTCGCCGAGCATCACGACGAATCGGCAACCGAATTGATCAAGGGCTTTCGCTTGTCGATGCTCTCTATCGATCGAAAATCATCACGACTCGCGAACGCGTTTGGCTGACTAGCGCCGAAAAGAACGGCACGCTACCAGAAGCCATGTCTCAGTTAAAAAGCGATGTCTTTCGCCGACAAACGTATCGATGGAACCTTCGCATGTCATGGTTCGTGCCGTTGGTAACGTGCGTCGTCGGAGGATACATCTTTTTCTATGCTTGGTACGTGTTTCACTTCCTAACACGCATCGTCGAGGTGATTCCACAGTGA
- a CDS encoding mechanosensitive ion channel family protein: MLLAQAGEEAQTNAVGTPIDEWMDNVLPGASTWITPELVENVFYAVVGLIAIFCGYFVARYLSRIISSPICKRVDETLGRFVGNAIFYSTMIGLITFVASNLGFELGGLTAVLAATGFAIGLAFQGTLSNFASGVLMIVFRPFKVGDVVNIAGTTGKVNEIDLFTTTLDTPDNRRLIIPNSSISGSTIENISFHPHRRIEVLVGVDYKADIDATRQTLQEAVDLFASDTIHGESRGTKVVLANLGSSSVEWKVRMWVASGDFWKLQESLTGEIKRRLDRAGIGIPFPQMDVHLRRVDTAEAETTMRPRLRPVIRTSSHDGMPHAG, encoded by the coding sequence ATGCTGTTGGCACAAGCAGGCGAAGAAGCTCAAACAAATGCAGTCGGAACTCCCATCGATGAATGGATGGACAATGTTCTGCCTGGTGCGTCGACGTGGATCACACCAGAATTGGTAGAGAACGTGTTCTATGCGGTTGTGGGATTGATCGCGATTTTTTGCGGTTACTTCGTCGCCCGTTACTTGTCACGGATCATCAGTTCGCCGATCTGCAAACGCGTTGACGAAACACTCGGTCGCTTTGTCGGCAACGCGATTTTCTACAGCACCATGATTGGGCTGATCACTTTCGTCGCCAGTAACCTCGGATTCGAACTGGGTGGTCTGACAGCTGTTCTAGCTGCGACTGGCTTTGCGATCGGCTTGGCCTTTCAGGGAACGCTTAGCAATTTCGCTTCAGGCGTCTTGATGATTGTGTTCCGGCCGTTCAAAGTCGGCGACGTCGTCAACATTGCGGGTACGACGGGAAAGGTAAACGAGATCGACTTGTTTACCACGACACTGGATACGCCGGACAATCGTCGCTTGATCATCCCCAACAGTTCGATCAGTGGAAGCACGATCGAGAACATCAGTTTTCACCCTCACCGCCGGATCGAAGTTCTCGTGGGTGTGGACTACAAAGCTGACATTGATGCGACGCGGCAAACCTTACAAGAAGCGGTCGATCTGTTCGCAAGCGATACCATTCATGGCGAAAGCCGCGGTACCAAGGTCGTATTGGCAAACTTGGGATCCAGCTCCGTCGAATGGAAAGTGCGGATGTGGGTAGCCAGTGGCGATTTCTGGAAATTGCAGGAATCATTGACCGGTGAAATTAAACGGCGACTCGACCGCGCAGGAATCGGAATTCCGTTCCCACAAATGGATGTGCATCTGCGACGCGTCGATACGGCTGAAGCGGAAACCACGATGCGTCCCCGACTTCGTCCAGTGATTCGAACCTCATCGCATGACGGAATGCCTCACGCCGGGTGA
- a CDS encoding type II secretion system F family protein, whose product MSESKSPSESPALDDESFAMLLEEVTAMAGSGRPLVHAMADLEDRSLGRLGRAATSIRQKLEQGRSVAESISGLSNTYKIPVKTAFETMLRTGSVEPVRETVRLIHETNEDRRQARLAAINPIINAIVAAIVAFVVLPSIAISLSEGQLIQTRTAPRAEEILRSIATNYAITLAIVLSLFAVIIALTIWIYVRLNRERVFYQQHATFVRWIAIQICPGIISQPSKHVLLPGEASIARIVEAASTVIDRSFADRWSLVSKAIDAGASSNEMFSFPYGTPDPIRECIADLALGRRNHRAVAIDLRQLADLYTQQAKQHRRWWFDVVIRSLSILVMLGIALVMLQAIIMPIAELLKEVTR is encoded by the coding sequence ATGTCTGAATCAAAATCGCCGTCTGAATCGCCAGCGTTGGATGATGAGTCGTTCGCGATGCTATTGGAGGAAGTCACCGCAATGGCTGGGTCAGGTCGACCGCTAGTGCATGCGATGGCCGATCTGGAAGATCGCTCCTTAGGTCGACTTGGCCGAGCGGCCACTTCGATCCGACAAAAGTTAGAACAGGGAAGATCCGTCGCCGAATCGATTTCCGGGTTGTCGAATACTTATAAGATCCCTGTCAAAACTGCGTTTGAGACGATGTTGCGAACGGGTTCTGTCGAACCGGTGCGTGAAACGGTACGACTGATTCACGAAACGAACGAGGATCGCCGCCAAGCCCGACTCGCAGCAATCAATCCGATTATCAACGCCATCGTGGCTGCGATCGTCGCCTTTGTCGTCTTGCCATCGATCGCGATCTCGTTATCCGAAGGTCAACTGATCCAAACGCGTACGGCACCGCGAGCGGAAGAAATCTTGCGATCCATCGCGACGAATTATGCAATCACCTTGGCAATCGTTTTATCGCTTTTCGCCGTGATCATCGCCTTGACGATTTGGATCTATGTCCGATTGAACCGGGAACGTGTGTTTTATCAACAGCATGCGACTTTTGTACGTTGGATCGCGATTCAGATTTGTCCGGGAATCATCAGCCAACCATCCAAACATGTGTTGCTGCCTGGCGAAGCGAGCATTGCTCGAATTGTCGAAGCCGCATCGACGGTCATCGACCGAAGCTTTGCCGATCGATGGTCGCTTGTTTCAAAAGCCATTGATGCCGGTGCGTCATCAAACGAGATGTTTTCGTTTCCGTATGGCACACCTGATCCTATTCGCGAGTGCATTGCCGACCTTGCGTTAGGACGAAGGAATCATCGTGCGGTTGCTATCGATCTTCGTCAGCTAGCCGATCTATATACGCAGCAAGCCAAGCAACACCGCCGCTGGTGGTTCGATGTGGTGATCCGCAGTCTTTCGATCCTTGTCATGCTAGGAATTGCCCTGGTCATGCTTCAGGCGATCATCATGCCGATCGCGGAACTGCTGAAGGAGGTCACCCGATGA
- a CDS encoding DUF1559 domain-containing protein, with translation MSSKRPAFTLVELLVVIAMIGIMVGLLFPSVQSLRESARRTNCQSQMVSISLALQSYHDRWIQFPIGTIANSGPIKNVADGNHHNWLGRLTDLLDQPVIASHIDRSISIYDEANADVLSLSFPGVQCPSDILYSGNPSSYVGIHHSTTKPIDESDWGIFVLNKAVTRDDISDGLSNTMLFSEKVSTIGDLGWLSGTRATLRNTGDGIRSEPIESIPDETFVGSIGSRHPAGANASFGSGEYKFLSSSIDQRVLEQMADRRDGQLPLQYLSIEQQRRRSVQ, from the coding sequence ATGTCATCGAAACGTCCCGCGTTTACGCTCGTCGAACTTCTCGTGGTTATCGCGATGATTGGAATCATGGTCGGATTGCTATTTCCTTCCGTTCAATCGCTTCGTGAATCGGCACGACGAACGAACTGCCAGTCTCAGATGGTTTCGATTAGTTTGGCGCTGCAGAGCTATCACGATCGTTGGATCCAGTTTCCTATCGGCACGATTGCCAATTCAGGGCCGATCAAAAATGTCGCTGATGGGAATCATCACAATTGGCTTGGTCGACTGACAGACTTGTTGGACCAACCGGTCATTGCCTCGCATATCGATCGGTCAATCAGCATCTATGACGAGGCCAATGCTGACGTGCTGTCACTTAGCTTCCCAGGCGTTCAATGCCCTTCCGACATTCTGTATTCAGGAAATCCCAGCAGCTATGTTGGGATCCATCATTCGACGACTAAACCGATTGATGAATCGGATTGGGGTATATTTGTGCTTAACAAGGCGGTTACACGAGACGACATCAGCGATGGGCTTTCCAATACCATGTTGTTTTCTGAAAAGGTATCGACGATTGGTGACTTGGGTTGGCTGAGTGGAACCCGCGCGACGCTGCGCAATACGGGTGACGGCATTCGATCCGAACCCATCGAATCGATTCCTGACGAAACTTTCGTCGGCTCGATTGGCAGTCGTCACCCGGCAGGTGCGAACGCGAGTTTCGGGTCCGGTGAATACAAATTCCTTTCATCATCCATCGATCAGCGCGTCCTGGAGCAGATGGCGGATCGTCGTGACGGACAGCTTCCGCTGCAGTACCTATCGATCGAGCAACAGCGTCGACGAAGTGTGCAATGA
- a CDS encoding prepilin-type N-terminal cleavage/methylation domain-containing protein, with protein MMRTRCRQSHCVPNRTGHTLIEVIIAMTILMSMFAGILTLVVAIQRSSSDSEQQFNLRQQIRRFADDFRNDFHHSEYHTIQDNKLRLNFDGQQPDLVYEISDSAIVRINDSTMTRERYSFGNDVQCSVASSENDSASWAITLPSQTPRTFEIFAIRSPIE; from the coding sequence ATGATGAGAACACGTTGCCGACAATCGCACTGCGTACCCAATCGGACCGGTCATACGCTCATCGAAGTCATTATTGCGATGACGATTCTGATGAGCATGTTTGCCGGGATACTGACATTGGTCGTCGCCATCCAGCGTTCTTCCAGCGATTCAGAACAACAATTCAACCTACGTCAACAGATCCGTCGCTTTGCAGATGACTTTCGCAATGACTTCCACCACTCAGAATACCACACGATCCAAGACAATAAACTGCGACTGAACTTTGATGGTCAGCAACCGGATTTGGTGTATGAGATATCGGACTCCGCGATCGTACGGATCAATGATTCGACCATGACTCGCGAACGATACTCATTTGGTAATGATGTTCAGTGTTCGGTTGCTTCATCCGAAAACGATTCGGCAAGTTGGGCCATCACCCTGCCCAGTCAAACGCCTCGGACGTTCGAGATTTTCGCTATTCGGAGCCCAATCGAATGA
- a CDS encoding endonuclease/exonuclease/phosphatase family protein, whose product METIKVKSFHCFYIKSVFRRLSVVMHRLITVLLFIWSITDQPVGAIEPIQLSKPIQLTVLSYNIHHCEGVDGKLDLQRIANVIANVRPDLVALQEVDNKTTRTLDVDQANEIALMTRMQFVFGANIELQGGSYGNAVLSKLPIKGHRNELLQSVGAGEQRGVLVGEIELPESRGTLRLFATHFDHRRDGTERRQSATAINKMVLTDQSPAILMGDLNDVLGSDTLQRLHHVWKPTVDRPLPTIPVVNPKRQIDFVLAYPPPRWRVIETRVIEETLASDHRPIVCKLQLLPD is encoded by the coding sequence TTGGAAACTATCAAAGTCAAATCATTCCATTGTTTCTACATCAAATCTGTATTTCGTAGGCTTTCCGTCGTCATGCATCGCTTGATCACTGTGCTCCTGTTTATTTGGTCGATTACCGACCAACCTGTCGGTGCCATTGAGCCGATTCAACTCAGTAAACCGATTCAACTTACAGTGCTCAGCTACAACATCCATCATTGCGAAGGTGTTGATGGCAAATTGGATTTACAGCGGATCGCCAACGTGATTGCAAATGTCAGGCCTGACTTGGTCGCTTTGCAGGAAGTTGACAACAAGACGACGCGAACCCTGGATGTCGATCAAGCCAATGAGATCGCATTGATGACACGGATGCAGTTTGTCTTTGGCGCCAACATTGAACTGCAAGGGGGAAGCTATGGAAATGCGGTGCTCTCGAAACTACCAATTAAGGGGCACCGAAACGAGCTACTTCAAAGCGTTGGTGCGGGGGAGCAACGTGGCGTCTTGGTGGGCGAGATTGAATTGCCAGAATCACGCGGAACACTGCGGTTGTTCGCGACGCATTTTGACCATCGACGCGACGGCACTGAACGACGCCAGTCGGCGACGGCTATCAATAAAATGGTTTTGACCGATCAGTCACCGGCGATCTTGATGGGCGACCTGAATGACGTCCTTGGCAGCGATACGTTGCAACGTTTGCATCACGTTTGGAAGCCAACGGTTGATCGCCCGCTTCCCACCATCCCGGTCGTCAATCCTAAGCGACAGATTGACTTTGTTTTGGCATATCCACCGCCTCGTTGGCGGGTGATCGAAACACGCGTTATCGAAGAAACGCTCGCATCGGATCACCGGCCAATCGTTTGCAAGTTGCAATTGTTGCCTGACTGA
- a CDS encoding DinB family protein, whose protein sequence is MSQSEHLIGNMIAASGILAMGYADRLLKDVSADQFARFASTGGTQVESNHPCFILGHLSLYPGRVVTQLGADASSIEPTESFMKCFSKDATCVDDPDGSIYPAMDEVVEAFRKSHTLAIETLQSASNEAFDAPNPNEAMQAKFPTIASMHGFYMGGHLMIHMGQFSAWRRINGLGSA, encoded by the coding sequence ATGAGTCAGTCTGAACACTTGATCGGCAACATGATCGCGGCATCCGGCATTTTGGCGATGGGATACGCCGACCGGTTATTGAAGGATGTTTCCGCCGACCAATTCGCTCGTTTTGCGTCGACCGGTGGCACCCAGGTCGAATCCAATCACCCCTGCTTCATTCTCGGGCATCTGAGTCTGTACCCCGGTCGTGTTGTAACCCAGCTTGGCGCTGACGCATCGTCAATTGAGCCAACTGAATCGTTCATGAAGTGCTTTAGCAAAGATGCGACCTGCGTTGACGACCCGGACGGTTCGATCTATCCGGCGATGGACGAAGTCGTTGAAGCGTTCCGCAAATCCCACACGCTTGCAATCGAGACACTGCAGTCTGCATCAAACGAAGCATTCGATGCTCCCAATCCGAATGAAGCGATGCAGGCCAAGTTCCCCACGATCGCTTCGATGCACGGTTTCTATATGGGCGGCCACCTGATGATCCACATGGGTCAGTTCAGCGCATGGCGTCGAATCAACGGCCTGGGCTCTGCTTAA
- a CDS encoding basic secretory family protein, with translation MTLKSFWKLSLALLATTLLPTVSANGAETVLGHHPNDSAKAGFTFDNIAAPSSTDAGNLATVRLLAGQLDSNSPGPECLFDGKLPSDADQPNRNFFFSGGNGGRLLIDLGKDIDVKEIRSYSWHPDQRGPQVYEVFGASEQSGAKTSLRRRESALDNKWTSIAKVDTTGESKTPGGQYAASVRSSTEGESLGSYRYLLFEVSPTSNRSPFAETFFSEIDIEDGQSYELKLAEPRIDTLDIDGKYTIHFNTTETPDLQPWVQKELMPICKQWYPKIVGLLPSEGYDAPEELTVTFKAYMDGVAYAAGTQITAAGPWYRRQLEGEALGSIVHEMVHVVQQYGRARGRNRNPSWMVEGVADYVRWFLYEPPQNRPRVNPARANYNDSYRTTASFLDFAAKKYDPKLIEKFNASMREGRYSDDLWNKLTGKSPEEIWKEYVATLK, from the coding sequence ATGACTTTGAAAAGCTTCTGGAAACTTTCACTTGCGTTGCTGGCAACAACACTGCTGCCAACAGTTTCCGCCAACGGTGCTGAAACCGTTTTGGGGCATCATCCCAACGATTCGGCCAAAGCCGGTTTCACGTTTGACAACATCGCTGCACCTTCCAGCACCGATGCTGGCAACCTTGCGACGGTCCGGTTGCTCGCCGGACAATTGGATTCCAACAGCCCTGGTCCAGAGTGCCTGTTCGACGGCAAGTTGCCAAGTGACGCTGACCAGCCCAATCGCAACTTCTTTTTCAGCGGTGGAAATGGCGGTCGATTGCTGATTGACTTGGGCAAAGACATCGATGTCAAAGAGATCCGATCATACTCTTGGCATCCCGACCAACGTGGACCACAGGTCTACGAAGTCTTTGGTGCCTCGGAGCAATCTGGCGCAAAGACTTCACTGCGTCGACGTGAATCGGCGCTCGACAACAAATGGACTTCGATTGCCAAAGTCGACACAACAGGCGAATCGAAAACCCCCGGCGGTCAATACGCGGCCTCAGTTCGTTCATCGACAGAAGGTGAATCGTTAGGTTCGTATCGCTACCTCTTGTTCGAGGTTTCGCCGACCAGCAATCGTTCGCCATTTGCCGAGACCTTCTTTTCGGAAATCGATATCGAAGATGGGCAGTCTTACGAACTGAAACTTGCCGAACCACGAATCGACACTCTCGACATCGATGGCAAGTACACCATTCATTTCAATACCACCGAAACGCCTGACCTACAACCATGGGTACAAAAGGAATTGATGCCCATTTGTAAGCAGTGGTATCCAAAAATCGTTGGACTGCTGCCGAGCGAAGGCTACGACGCTCCTGAGGAACTGACCGTCACCTTTAAAGCGTACATGGACGGTGTCGCATACGCCGCCGGAACGCAAATCACTGCCGCCGGCCCATGGTACCGTCGACAGCTGGAAGGCGAAGCGTTGGGATCAATCGTTCATGAAATGGTTCACGTCGTTCAACAGTACGGCCGGGCACGCGGACGCAACCGTAACCCAAGCTGGATGGTCGAAGGCGTTGCCGACTACGTGCGTTGGTTCCTTTACGAGCCGCCGCAGAACCGTCCACGGGTCAATCCGGCTCGAGCGAACTACAACGATAGCTACCGAACCACCGCTTCGTTCTTGGATTTCGCTGCCAAGAAGTACGATCCAAAACTGATCGAAAAGTTCAACGCCAGCATGCGAGAAGGACGCTACTCAGACGACCTCTGGAACAAGCTGACCGGCAAGTCGCCAGAAGAGATTTGGAAAGAGTACGTCGCGACCTTGAAATAA
- a CDS encoding Glu/Leu/Phe/Val family dehydrogenase, producing the protein MKAFDATRRFFHRAADHLDIDSAVREAMLMPQREVQVQVSIERDDGSLANFVGFRVQHDKSRGPMKGGLRYHHEVDLDETRSLASLMTWKTAVVNLPYGGAKGGIGVDPRTLSLREKERLTRAFVDQIHDIVGPDTDIPAPDMGTDHRVMAWFRNQWEKYHGFNPAVITGKPVEEYGAKGREEATGRGVGSLTVKTAKRLGMKPEQSRVAIQGFGNVGSHAAKFLCEAQFPIIAVSDISGTYYCKDGLDIGSVFHHKLEHPQGLLEGYDRCEVLPINALLTLSDVDILIPAALGGVITEENANQISAKAIIEAANGPIDPDADVILNERGIMILPDILANAGGVTVSYFEWVQNRQHYRWSLDRVRQELDRTLSDAFENVWQTAHERNISLRDAAFMIGISRVRRASELAGR; encoded by the coding sequence ATGAAAGCCTTTGATGCGACGCGACGCTTCTTTCATCGGGCTGCCGATCATTTGGATATCGATAGCGCTGTCCGAGAAGCCATGTTGATGCCACAGCGCGAGGTTCAAGTCCAAGTCAGTATCGAACGTGACGACGGCAGCTTGGCAAACTTCGTCGGTTTCCGTGTCCAACACGACAAGAGCCGAGGTCCGATGAAAGGCGGACTGCGCTATCATCACGAAGTCGACTTGGACGAGACTCGTTCCTTGGCAAGTTTGATGACTTGGAAAACTGCCGTGGTGAATTTGCCCTATGGTGGCGCCAAGGGTGGCATCGGTGTCGACCCACGGACGCTGTCTCTGCGTGAGAAAGAACGACTCACCCGCGCGTTCGTTGATCAAATTCATGATATCGTCGGTCCGGATACGGATATCCCGGCTCCCGATATGGGAACGGATCATCGCGTGATGGCTTGGTTCCGAAACCAATGGGAAAAATACCATGGCTTCAACCCAGCCGTGATCACCGGAAAGCCCGTCGAAGAGTACGGCGCCAAGGGACGTGAAGAAGCGACGGGACGTGGTGTCGGATCATTAACCGTGAAGACTGCCAAACGCCTGGGGATGAAACCAGAACAATCGCGAGTGGCAATCCAAGGATTTGGGAACGTCGGATCACATGCGGCAAAGTTCCTTTGCGAAGCACAGTTCCCAATCATCGCGGTCAGCGATATCTCCGGGACGTACTACTGCAAGGACGGACTTGATATAGGTTCGGTCTTCCATCACAAACTCGAACATCCACAAGGCTTGCTCGAAGGCTACGACCGCTGTGAAGTCCTGCCGATCAACGCGCTGTTGACGCTCAGCGATGTCGATATTTTGATTCCGGCTGCACTCGGTGGTGTGATCACCGAAGAGAACGCGAATCAGATTTCTGCCAAGGCGATCATCGAAGCCGCAAACGGCCCGATCGATCCTGACGCCGATGTGATCCTGAATGAACGGGGGATCATGATTTTGCCCGACATCCTGGCAAACGCCGGTGGAGTCACTGTTAGCTATTTCGAGTGGGTACAGAACCGCCAGCACTACCGCTGGAGTTTGGATCGCGTTCGTCAGGAACTCGACCGCACGCTTTCAGATGCTTTCGAGAACGTTTGGCAAACGGCTCATGAACGCAATATTTCGCTTCGTGATGCGGCTTTCATGATCGGCATTTCACGTGTTCGACGTGCGAGCGAACTCGCTGGGCGATAA